The following proteins come from a genomic window of Corallococcus sp. NCRR:
- a CDS encoding pyridoxal-phosphate dependent enzyme, translating to MDIQQNILTAIGHTPLVKLNKLVGPNDATVLVKCEFMNPGASIKDRMALYIIEKAEREGKLKPGGTIVENTSGNTGMGVALAAAVKGYKCIFTMPDKMSLEKINRLKAMGAQVVVTPTNVPAEDPRSYYETSKRLAKETPGAFMLNQYHNPDNIEAHYHTTGPEIFQQTEGKFDYFVSGLGTGGTMSGAGKFLKEKIPGLKNIGVDPEGSVYEGYFKTGKLTEPHVYKVEGIGEDMLCGAMDFKVVDDVRQVDDRMCFNAARRLAREEGIFAGGSSGAAVHVAVQLAKEVGKGKTIVVVLPDSGSSYISKFHSDEWMRDNGFMQEKGAGTVRDIIGAKPRDLKTAKRGDRVDRVVETMRSHGISQMPVVSDDGRAVGMVHEYDLLNALVANKVKFQDAIDPIVAPLQGAVSAEASIDRLREIFARDNVAVVKDGETVIAIVTKIDLIDHLHRTAA from the coding sequence ATGGACATCCAACAGAACATCCTCACCGCCATTGGCCACACGCCGCTGGTGAAGCTCAACAAGCTCGTCGGTCCGAACGACGCCACCGTGCTCGTGAAGTGCGAGTTCATGAACCCCGGCGCGTCCATCAAGGACCGCATGGCGCTCTACATCATCGAAAAGGCCGAGCGGGAGGGGAAGCTCAAGCCCGGCGGCACCATCGTGGAGAACACGTCCGGCAACACCGGCATGGGCGTGGCGCTGGCCGCGGCGGTGAAGGGCTACAAGTGCATCTTCACCATGCCGGACAAGATGTCCCTGGAGAAGATCAACCGCCTGAAGGCCATGGGCGCCCAGGTCGTCGTCACGCCGACGAACGTTCCGGCGGAGGACCCGCGCAGCTACTACGAGACGTCCAAGCGGCTGGCCAAGGAGACGCCGGGCGCGTTCATGCTGAACCAGTACCACAACCCGGACAACATCGAGGCGCACTACCACACGACGGGTCCGGAGATCTTCCAGCAGACCGAGGGCAAGTTCGACTACTTCGTGTCCGGCCTGGGCACCGGCGGCACCATGAGCGGCGCCGGCAAGTTCCTCAAGGAGAAGATCCCCGGCCTGAAGAACATCGGCGTGGATCCGGAGGGCTCCGTCTACGAAGGCTACTTCAAGACGGGCAAGCTCACCGAGCCGCACGTCTACAAGGTCGAGGGCATTGGCGAGGACATGCTCTGCGGCGCCATGGACTTCAAGGTCGTGGACGACGTGCGCCAGGTGGATGACCGCATGTGCTTCAACGCCGCGCGCCGCCTCGCTCGCGAGGAGGGCATCTTCGCGGGTGGCTCGTCCGGCGCGGCCGTGCACGTGGCGGTGCAGCTGGCGAAGGAAGTGGGCAAGGGCAAGACCATCGTGGTCGTCCTGCCGGACTCCGGCAGCAGCTACATCAGCAAGTTCCACTCCGACGAGTGGATGCGCGACAACGGCTTCATGCAGGAGAAGGGCGCGGGCACGGTGCGCGACATCATCGGCGCGAAGCCCCGCGACCTGAAGACGGCCAAGCGCGGTGACCGCGTGGACCGCGTGGTGGAGACCATGCGCAGCCATGGCATCAGCCAGATGCCCGTGGTGTCCGACGACGGGCGCGCCGTGGGCATGGTGCACGAGTACGACCTGCTCAACGCCCTGGTCGCTAACAAGGTGAAGTTCCAGGACGCCATCGACCCCATCGTCGCCCCGCTCCAGGGCGCCGTGTCCGCCGAGGCCAGCATCGACCGGCTGCGTGAAATCTTCGCGCGCGACAACGTGGCCGTGGTGAAGGACGGCGAGACGGTCATCGCCATCGTCACGAAGATCGACCTCATCGACCACCTGCACCGCACCGCGGCTTAA
- a CDS encoding MaoC family dehydratase translates to MRYFEDFPVGEIMERGPYVVTREEIIAFARQFDPQPFHIDEDAAGKSIYGGIIASGWHTAAICHKLMVEGLLGQAAGMGSPGLDELRWKKPVRPGDSLRIRIETLEARPSASKPDRGALKLRLEVVNQHGEVVMTEVANALFARRPAP, encoded by the coding sequence ATGCGCTACTTCGAGGACTTCCCCGTCGGCGAAATCATGGAGCGGGGGCCGTACGTGGTGACGCGCGAGGAGATCATCGCGTTCGCGCGCCAGTTCGACCCGCAGCCCTTCCACATCGACGAGGACGCCGCCGGCAAGAGCATCTACGGCGGCATCATCGCCAGCGGCTGGCACACCGCCGCCATCTGCCACAAGCTCATGGTGGAGGGCCTGCTGGGCCAGGCCGCCGGCATGGGGTCGCCCGGCCTGGACGAGCTGCGCTGGAAGAAGCCGGTGCGCCCCGGTGACTCGCTGCGGATCCGCATCGAGACGCTGGAGGCGAGGCCCTCCGCGAGCAAGCCGGACCGCGGCGCGCTCAAGCTGCGCCTGGAGGTCGTGAACCAGCACGGCGAGGTGGTGATGACGGAGGTGGCCAACGCCCTCTTCGCCCGCCGCCCGGCTCCGTAG
- a CDS encoding discoidin domain-containing protein, translating to MRNRLLGPTCLLGAWLATGCESPPAPTDSDVPPAALPESLSASNCNQLVTKTVTASGDDGNVPANTQDDDLGTRWSAQGTGVWLQMDLGSAQTLTGTTIAWHRGNERQNHFVVSTSTDGSSFTQAYAGDSALNTSAQTVAFSSRSARYVRITVNGNTVNDWNSIAEARACAASAPPSSSDSGTALPRLPYLQSVKQTSAIVAFRTASSCNPTVRYGEGNNLTSSVSAGVTGTRHAVKLSNLSAGRTYGYVVEACGSKTGLRSFQTSTTSSATQAHFTAMGDFGTGGSMQGKVMAVMNTPQWRSELLLALGDNAYPNGTDAEFQEHLFKPMAGLLREVPMFATPGNHEYVTNQAQPYLDNMYLPANNPQGTERYYSFDWGPVHFISLDSNCAVGLASADRCTLAAQKSWAESDLAANTRPWTVAFFHHPSWSSGEHGSQLTMRRQFGPLFEKYGVDLVLTGHDHDYERSKPMYGDNVASSTQRGIPYLVVGSGGATLRPFATSQPAWTALRDNQAYGFLDVTVDGGTLTARLITSSNTVRDTLTLRKTLAKASVRGVQASALEAEEAAAEEAHATPPGPTDDRAEPARRGPVPPADTLESVADPEEPLPQ from the coding sequence ATGCGTAACCGACTGCTTGGTCCCACCTGCCTCCTGGGCGCGTGGCTCGCGACTGGCTGCGAGTCACCGCCTGCTCCCACTGACTCCGACGTTCCTCCGGCCGCGCTGCCGGAGTCGCTCTCCGCGTCCAACTGCAATCAGCTCGTCACGAAGACGGTGACGGCGAGCGGCGACGACGGCAACGTCCCCGCCAACACGCAAGACGACGACCTGGGCACTCGCTGGAGCGCCCAGGGGACGGGCGTCTGGCTCCAGATGGACCTGGGCTCGGCGCAGACGCTCACGGGCACCACCATCGCGTGGCACCGGGGCAACGAGCGCCAGAACCACTTCGTCGTCTCCACGTCCACCGACGGCAGCAGCTTCACCCAGGCGTACGCCGGTGACAGCGCGCTCAACACGTCCGCGCAGACGGTGGCGTTCTCCTCGCGCAGCGCGCGCTACGTGCGCATCACCGTCAATGGCAACACGGTGAACGACTGGAACTCCATCGCGGAGGCCCGTGCGTGCGCGGCAAGCGCTCCGCCGTCTTCCAGTGACTCCGGCACCGCGTTGCCGCGCCTGCCGTACCTGCAGAGCGTGAAGCAGACGTCCGCCATCGTGGCCTTCCGCACCGCCAGCAGCTGCAACCCCACGGTGCGCTATGGCGAGGGGAACAACCTCACGTCCTCCGTCAGCGCGGGTGTGACGGGCACGCGCCACGCGGTGAAGCTGTCCAACCTGTCCGCGGGCCGCACCTACGGCTACGTGGTGGAGGCCTGCGGCAGCAAGACGGGCCTGCGCAGCTTCCAGACGTCCACGACGTCCTCGGCCACCCAGGCGCACTTCACCGCGATGGGCGACTTCGGCACCGGCGGCAGCATGCAGGGGAAGGTGATGGCGGTGATGAACACGCCGCAGTGGCGCTCGGAGCTATTGCTGGCGCTGGGTGACAACGCGTACCCGAACGGCACGGACGCGGAGTTCCAGGAGCACCTCTTCAAGCCCATGGCGGGCTTGCTGCGCGAAGTGCCCATGTTCGCCACGCCCGGCAACCACGAGTACGTGACGAACCAGGCGCAGCCCTACCTGGACAACATGTACCTGCCGGCCAACAACCCGCAGGGCACCGAGCGCTACTACTCCTTCGACTGGGGCCCGGTGCACTTCATCTCCCTGGACTCCAACTGCGCGGTGGGCCTGGCGTCCGCGGACCGGTGCACGCTCGCGGCGCAGAAGTCATGGGCGGAGTCGGACCTGGCCGCGAACACTCGGCCGTGGACGGTGGCCTTCTTCCACCATCCGTCGTGGTCCAGCGGTGAGCACGGCTCGCAGCTCACCATGCGCCGCCAGTTCGGCCCGCTGTTCGAGAAGTACGGCGTGGACCTGGTGCTCACCGGTCATGACCACGACTACGAGCGCAGCAAGCCGATGTACGGCGACAACGTGGCCTCCAGCACCCAGCGCGGCATCCCGTACCTCGTGGTGGGCAGCGGCGGTGCCACGCTGCGTCCCTTCGCCACCAGCCAGCCCGCGTGGACCGCGCTGCGTGACAACCAGGCCTACGGCTTCCTGGACGTGACGGTGGACGGCGGCACGCTCACCGCGCGGCTCATCACCTCCAGCAACACCGTGCGCGACACGCTGACCCTCAGGAAGACGCTGGCCAAGGCTTCGGTCCGCGGCGTCCAGGCCAGCGCGCTGGAGGCGGAGGAGGCCGCGGCGGAGGAGGCGCACGCCACGCCCCCGGGCCCCACGGACGACCGCGCGGAGCCGGCGCGGCGAGGCCCCGTGCCGCCCGCGGACACGCTGGAGTCCGTGGCCGACCCCGAAGAGCCGCTTCCGCAGTAG
- a CDS encoding cystathionine gamma-synthase, with product MRFDTLAIHAGQEPDPTTGAIMTPVYLTSTYVQDGPGEHKGYEYSRTQNPTRKALQDCLAALEGAKYGAAFASGLAGTDMLMHMLEAGDHVIVSDDVYGGTFRIFDKVFKRSGLNFSFVDLSKPENFEAAITPKTKMVWVETPTNPMLKLIDLARIAEVAKKRGIISVADNTFMTPYFQKPLNLGFDVVAHSTTKYLNGHSDVVGGFVCTSRDDIAERMYFLQNAVGGVSGAFDSFLVLRGVKTLHVRMDRHAQNAMKVAQYLSTHKQVKKVTYPGLETHPQHALAKQQMSGFGGMLTFDIHGGLEAARTFLKTVKVFACAESLGGVESLIEHPAIMTHASIPRETREKLGIADGFIRLSVGIEDAQDLIDDLAHALDRVK from the coding sequence ATGCGCTTCGACACGCTCGCCATCCACGCCGGCCAGGAGCCGGATCCCACCACCGGCGCCATCATGACGCCCGTGTACCTGACCTCCACCTACGTCCAGGACGGGCCGGGGGAGCACAAGGGCTACGAGTACAGCCGCACGCAGAACCCCACGCGCAAGGCGCTGCAGGACTGCCTGGCCGCGCTGGAAGGCGCGAAGTACGGCGCCGCGTTCGCGTCCGGCCTCGCCGGCACGGACATGCTGATGCACATGCTGGAGGCCGGTGACCACGTCATCGTCTCCGACGACGTGTACGGCGGCACCTTCCGCATCTTCGACAAGGTGTTCAAGCGCTCCGGCCTGAACTTCTCCTTCGTGGACCTCTCCAAGCCGGAGAACTTCGAGGCGGCCATCACCCCGAAGACGAAGATGGTCTGGGTGGAGACGCCGACGAACCCGATGCTCAAGCTCATCGACCTGGCGCGCATCGCCGAGGTCGCCAAGAAGCGCGGCATCATCTCCGTCGCGGACAACACGTTCATGACGCCGTACTTCCAGAAGCCCCTCAACCTGGGCTTCGACGTCGTGGCGCACTCCACGACAAAGTACCTGAACGGCCACAGCGACGTGGTGGGCGGCTTCGTCTGCACCAGCCGCGACGACATCGCGGAGCGGATGTACTTCCTGCAGAACGCGGTGGGCGGCGTGTCCGGCGCCTTCGACAGCTTCCTCGTGCTGCGCGGCGTGAAGACGCTGCACGTGCGCATGGACCGCCACGCGCAGAACGCGATGAAGGTGGCCCAGTACCTGTCCACGCACAAGCAGGTGAAGAAGGTCACCTACCCGGGCCTGGAGACGCACCCGCAGCACGCGCTCGCGAAGCAGCAGATGAGCGGCTTTGGCGGCATGCTGACGTTCGACATCCACGGCGGTCTGGAGGCGGCGCGCACCTTCCTCAAGACGGTGAAGGTCTTCGCCTGCGCCGAGTCCCTGGGCGGCGTCGAGTCCCTCATCGAGCACCCGGCCATCATGACCCACGCCTCCATCCCCAGGGAGACGCGGGAGAAGCTGGGCATCGCGGACGGCTTCATCCGCCTGTCCGTCGGCATCGAGGACGCGCAGGACCTCATCGACGACCTCGCGCACGCACTCGACCGCGTGAAGTAG
- a CDS encoding crotonase/enoyl-CoA hydratase family protein: protein MSVRVEKNGPVTTVILHRPEVRNAVDADTARELADAFRAFDADPDAKVGVLHGDAGTFCAGADLKAVSEGRLPRLEPDGDGPMGPSRMRLSKPVVAAISGHAVAGGLELALWCDLRVAEEDAVLGVFCRRWGVPLIDGGTVRLPRLIGLSRALDLILTGRPVSSGEALGMGLVNRVVPKGEARSASESLAAQIAAFPQACMNADRASAYAQGDLAFEDAMRQEFQAGVKVLQTESIPGATRFAKGAGRHGQFD, encoded by the coding sequence ATGAGCGTGCGCGTCGAGAAGAACGGACCCGTCACCACCGTCATCCTCCACCGGCCGGAGGTCCGCAACGCGGTGGACGCCGACACGGCCCGGGAGCTGGCGGACGCCTTCCGCGCCTTCGACGCGGACCCCGACGCGAAGGTGGGCGTCCTCCATGGCGACGCGGGGACGTTCTGCGCGGGCGCGGACCTGAAGGCCGTGTCGGAAGGGCGCCTGCCGCGCCTGGAGCCGGACGGGGACGGGCCCATGGGGCCTTCGCGCATGCGCCTGTCCAAGCCCGTGGTGGCGGCCATCAGCGGCCACGCGGTGGCGGGAGGCCTGGAGCTGGCGCTGTGGTGCGACCTGCGCGTGGCGGAGGAGGACGCGGTATTGGGCGTCTTCTGCCGCCGCTGGGGCGTGCCCCTCATCGACGGGGGCACCGTGCGCCTGCCCCGGCTGATTGGCCTGTCGCGCGCGCTGGACCTCATCCTCACCGGCCGCCCCGTGTCGTCGGGTGAGGCGCTGGGCATGGGCCTGGTCAACCGCGTGGTGCCGAAGGGCGAGGCCCGGAGCGCCTCGGAGTCGCTGGCCGCTCAAATCGCTGCCTTCCCGCAGGCCTGCATGAACGCGGACCGAGCCTCCGCCTACGCCCAGGGGGACCTGGCCTTCGAAGACGCGATGCGCCAGGAGTTTCAGGCCGGGGTGAAGGTGCTCCAGACGGAGTCCATCCCCGGGGCCACGCGCTTCGCGAAGGGGGCGGGCCGGCACGGCCAGTTCGACTAG
- a CDS encoding class I SAM-dependent methyltransferase → MSDEGNQETQGAGGMFENRLRKNAKRLRKWALAQGLTAFRVYDRDIPEYPYAVDLYGDHAHVVEFPRRKARAKGTSEDAERDEVLAAVTAVLGVPPERTSVKTHTPQPWGRSQYGRVGEGSERLVVEEQGLKFWVNLGDYLDTGLFMDHRNTRARVRSEAKGKQFLNLFAYTGAFTVYAAAGGAAGSVSVDLSNTYLDWAEDNLVLNGLADPRHVLIRADAKAWLEDQAKHGDDKYDLIVCDPPSFSTSKKMSGTFDVQRDHVRMLEHLRALMAPGGVLYFSTNFLGFELKDSATRGMEKVEELTPRSIPEDFHRKEIHRCWRMVAPSR, encoded by the coding sequence ATGTCGGACGAAGGCAACCAGGAGACGCAGGGCGCGGGTGGCATGTTCGAGAACCGCCTGCGCAAGAACGCGAAGCGCCTGCGCAAGTGGGCTCTCGCGCAAGGGCTCACCGCCTTCCGCGTCTATGACCGGGACATCCCCGAGTACCCCTACGCCGTGGACCTCTACGGCGACCACGCCCACGTCGTGGAGTTCCCCCGCCGCAAGGCCCGCGCGAAGGGGACGTCCGAAGACGCGGAGCGCGACGAGGTGCTCGCCGCCGTCACCGCCGTGCTGGGCGTGCCGCCCGAGCGCACGTCCGTGAAGACGCACACGCCCCAGCCCTGGGGCCGCTCGCAGTATGGCCGCGTGGGCGAGGGCAGCGAGCGGCTGGTGGTGGAGGAGCAGGGCCTCAAGTTCTGGGTGAACCTGGGCGACTACCTGGACACCGGCCTCTTCATGGACCACCGCAACACCCGCGCGCGTGTGCGCTCGGAGGCCAAGGGGAAGCAGTTCCTCAACCTCTTCGCGTACACCGGCGCGTTCACCGTGTACGCGGCGGCGGGCGGCGCGGCGGGCAGCGTGAGCGTGGACCTGTCCAACACGTACCTGGACTGGGCGGAGGACAACCTGGTCCTCAACGGCCTGGCGGACCCTCGCCACGTGCTCATCCGCGCGGACGCGAAGGCGTGGCTGGAGGACCAGGCGAAGCACGGGGACGACAAGTACGACCTCATCGTCTGCGACCCGCCGTCGTTCTCCACGTCGAAGAAGATGTCGGGGACTTTCGACGTGCAGCGCGACCACGTGCGGATGCTGGAACACCTCCGGGCGCTCATGGCCCCCGGAGGCGTCCTCTACTTCTCCACCAACTTCCTGGGCTTCGAACTGAAGGACTCCGCCACCCGGGGCATGGAGAAGGTGGAGGAGCTCACCCCCCGCTCCATCCCCGAGGACTTCCACCGCAAGGAGATCCACCGATGCTGGCGCATGGTGGCCCCCTCGCGGTGA